Proteins encoded by one window of Clostridium bornimense:
- the secA gene encoding preprotein translocase subunit SecA produces MGLFSKIFGTYSERQVKGILPLVDKIEALDSTMQNLSDEELRDKTTEFKERLKNGETLDDILPEAFAVVREGAYRAIGLKAYREQLIGGIVLHQGRISEMKTGEGKTLVATLPAYLNALTGKGVHIITVNDYLAKRDRDQMSQVYGFLGLETGVILHGLTGDQRREAYNCDITYGTNSEFGFDYLRDNMVVYLEEKVQRGLNYVIVDEVDSILIDEARTPLIISGQGEKSTDFYKVADFFVKTLKKEEDFTIDEKTKSVILTDAGVEKAEKYYHIDNYADAENMRIQHHTVQALRANYIMNNEIDYIVKDNSVVIVDEFTGRVMEGRRYSDGLHQAIEAKEGVKIESESKTLATITYQNYFRMYNKLAGMTGTAITEENEFREIYGLDVLEIPTHLPIARIDQPDLVYKTTKGKFEAIVNEIEETHRTGQPMLVGTVSIENSELVSSLLKKRGIPHQVLNAKYHEKEAEIISRAGEKGAVTIATNMAGRGTDIKLGEGVLEVGGLKIIGTERHESRRIDNQLRGRSGRQGDKGESRFYVSLEDDLMRIFGSERIQGVVEKLGLEENEAIESKMVSSAIESAQKKVEGNNFDVRKSLLQYDDVMNKQREIIYAQRNSVLQGENLKDYIMAMIEDVVESGVNGHLTGVEESVDDEIKKLIAYFDDLFLLKGAVKEEDLDNLDNEGIIKYYKEVVMKAYAAREEIVKDEMREIERVILLRVVDTKWMDHIDSMEHLKQYIGLRSYKQQDPVQAYQFEGSEMFEEMIQGIKLDTVRYLYHIEIEKKEPQIERERVAVETTTNYDEAAANEPKKRTEPKIGRNDPCPCGSGQKYKNCCGRGK; encoded by the coding sequence AAGATTAAAAAATGGTGAAACATTAGATGATATTTTACCAGAAGCTTTTGCAGTTGTTAGAGAGGGAGCTTATAGAGCAATAGGGCTAAAAGCTTATAGAGAACAACTTATTGGTGGAATTGTATTACATCAAGGAAGAATATCTGAAATGAAAACTGGTGAAGGTAAAACATTAGTTGCTACTTTACCAGCATATTTGAATGCCTTGACAGGAAAAGGAGTACATATAATAACAGTAAATGATTATCTAGCTAAAAGAGATAGAGATCAAATGTCACAAGTATATGGATTTTTAGGCCTAGAAACAGGGGTTATACTACATGGCCTTACTGGAGATCAAAGACGTGAAGCTTATAATTGTGATATCACATATGGTACAAATTCAGAATTTGGATTTGATTACTTAAGAGATAACATGGTGGTGTACTTAGAAGAAAAAGTACAAAGAGGATTAAACTATGTAATTGTCGATGAGGTGGACTCTATATTAATAGATGAAGCGAGAACTCCTCTTATAATATCAGGTCAAGGAGAAAAATCTACTGACTTTTATAAAGTTGCAGACTTTTTCGTAAAAACTTTAAAAAAGGAAGAAGATTTTACTATAGATGAAAAAACTAAATCAGTTATTTTAACTGATGCTGGTGTAGAAAAAGCAGAAAAATATTATCATATAGATAACTATGCTGATGCAGAAAATATGAGAATTCAACATCATACTGTTCAAGCATTAAGAGCTAATTATATAATGAATAATGAAATTGATTATATAGTAAAAGATAACTCTGTTGTTATTGTAGATGAATTTACAGGAAGAGTTATGGAAGGAAGAAGATATAGTGATGGGCTTCATCAAGCTATTGAAGCTAAAGAAGGAGTTAAGATTGAAAGTGAATCTAAAACACTTGCTACAATCACATACCAAAACTACTTCAGAATGTACAATAAATTAGCAGGTATGACTGGTACAGCTATAACAGAAGAAAATGAATTTAGAGAAATCTATGGATTAGATGTTTTAGAAATACCAACACATTTACCAATAGCAAGAATAGATCAACCGGATCTTGTTTATAAGACAACAAAAGGTAAATTTGAAGCTATTGTTAATGAAATTGAAGAGACTCATAGAACTGGTCAGCCAATGTTAGTTGGTACAGTTTCTATTGAAAATTCTGAACTTGTATCTTCATTACTTAAGAAAAGAGGAATTCCTCACCAAGTATTAAATGCTAAATACCATGAAAAAGAAGCAGAAATCATTTCTAGAGCTGGTGAAAAAGGTGCCGTTACTATAGCTACTAATATGGCTGGTAGAGGTACAGATATTAAGCTTGGAGAAGGTGTTTTAGAAGTAGGCGGATTAAAAATAATCGGTACTGAAAGACATGAATCAAGAAGAATAGATAATCAGCTTAGAGGACGTTCAGGAAGACAAGGAGATAAAGGTGAATCTAGATTCTATGTATCTCTTGAAGATGATTTAATGAGAATCTTTGGATCTGAAAGAATTCAAGGTGTAGTTGAGAAACTTGGATTAGAAGAAAATGAAGCTATTGAAAGTAAAATGGTATCTTCTGCAATTGAAAGTGCTCAAAAGAAAGTAGAAGGTAATAACTTTGATGTAAGAAAATCATTATTACAATATGATGATGTAATGAATAAACAAAGGGAAATCATTTATGCTCAAAGAAATTCTGTATTACAAGGAGAAAACCTTAAAGATTATATAATGGCAATGATTGAAGATGTAGTTGAATCTGGGGTTAATGGACACTTAACAGGTGTAGAAGAGTCTGTAGATGATGAAATTAAGAAGTTAATTGCTTACTTTGATGATTTATTCTTGCTAAAAGGAGCTGTAAAAGAAGAAGATTTAGACAACTTAGATAATGAAGGAATAATAAAATATTATAAAGAAGTTGTTATGAAAGCTTATGCAGCTAGAGAAGAAATTGTTAAAGATGAAATGAGAGAAATAGAAAGAGTTATTCTTTTAAGAGTAGTAGATACAAAATGGATGGATCATATAGACAGTATGGAACATTTAAAACAATATATAGGTCTTAGATCTTATAAGCAACAAGATCCAGTTCAAGCATATCAATTTGAAGGATCTGAAATGTTTGAAGAAATGATTCAAGGTATTAAATTAGATACTGTTAGATATCTATATCATATAGAAATAGAGAAGAAAGAGCCACAAATTGAAAGAGAAAGAGTAGCTGTAGAAACTACAACAAATTATGATGAAGCAGCAGCAAATGAACCTAAAAAGAGAACAGAGCCTAAAATAGGAAGAAATGATCCATGTCCATGTGGATCAGGTCAAAAGTATAAAAACTGCTGTGGAAGAGGAAAATAA